One Paenibacillus sp. FSL W8-0186 genomic window carries:
- a CDS encoding ABC transporter permease yields the protein MNKEAADLKHSRPDLKGSLRRLANSVREWLRRQPLFRRSEGEGRGSVFERSKEAGSWRTSPFGVLVRKEISDHIRSWRFMLLLGIILLTCIASLYTAMNSIQEAIHSDSSANEFVILKLFTLSDGTLPSFISFIGFLGPLLGIGLGFDAVNSERNKGTLSRIMAQPLHRDALLNAKFVASLSVISMMFLMLSFLIMALGTIILGIPPTLEEFLRMISFIFIIIFYIGFWLNLSILFSVRFRQPATSALSGISVWLFFSFFYDMILNIVSKGIAPNAGTATVEDIVGFQNQMLWLSRISPYTLFNEATTTLLMPSVRNLGPLTTEQVYGAIASPLPFGQSLLLVWPQVTGLIALTLICFALSYVLFLRQEIRGRS from the coding sequence ATGAACAAGGAAGCAGCCGACCTGAAGCACAGCAGGCCTGACCTGAAGGGCAGCCTGCGCCGCCTGGCGAATAGCGTGCGGGAATGGCTCCGGCGCCAGCCGCTGTTCCGCAGAAGCGAAGGCGAAGGCCGCGGCTCCGTCTTCGAGCGAAGCAAGGAAGCCGGAAGCTGGAGAACCTCGCCCTTTGGCGTATTGGTGCGCAAGGAGATCTCCGACCATATCCGCAGCTGGCGGTTCATGCTGCTGCTCGGCATCATTCTGCTTACCTGCATCGCCTCTCTCTATACGGCTATGAACAGTATACAAGAGGCCATTCATTCGGACAGCTCGGCGAATGAATTCGTGATCCTGAAGCTGTTCACGCTGTCAGACGGAACCCTGCCGTCCTTTATCAGCTTCATCGGCTTCCTGGGTCCGCTCCTTGGAATTGGCCTCGGCTTCGACGCCGTCAACAGCGAGCGCAATAAAGGCACCTTAAGCCGGATCATGGCCCAGCCGCTGCACCGCGACGCGCTGCTTAACGCGAAGTTCGTCGCCTCGCTTAGCGTCATCAGCATGATGTTCCTGATGCTCAGCTTTCTGATCATGGCGCTGGGGACGATCATTTTAGGCATTCCCCCGACCTTGGAGGAGTTCTTAAGAATGATCAGCTTCATTTTCATCATTATTTTCTACATCGGGTTCTGGCTTAATTTGTCCATCCTTTTCTCCGTGCGCTTCCGTCAGCCGGCTACCTCCGCGCTGTCGGGAATTTCGGTCTGGCTGTTCTTCAGCTTCTTCTACGACATGATCCTGAATATCGTGTCCAAAGGAATCGCGCCAAACGCCGGAACCGCCACGGTCGAGGACATCGTCGGCTTCCAGAACCAGATGCTGTGGCTAAGCAGAATATCGCCTTACACGCTGTTTAATGAGGCAACCACCACGCTGCTCATGCCCTCGGTGCGCAACCTGGGGCCGCTGACGACCGAGCAGGTCTATGGCGCCATTGCCAGCCCTCTGCCCTTTGGGCAAAGCCTCTTGCTCGTCTGGCCGCAGGTGACCGGCCTTATTGCGCTGACCTTGATCTGCTTCGCCCTTTCCTATGTCCTGTTTCTCCGCCAGGAGATCCGCGGCCGCTCCTAA
- a CDS encoding radical SAM protein, whose protein sequence is MKYKSLELEKPLSYELEGLEIGMTSNCNFRCDYCCAYQRNDGNSIGAKEVIPLLEQLPSLKRVRLSGGEVTLKYEDCVEVVSYCSARGIQTQLNSNGSLLNEERIRRLADAGLTTIHISFNFTTAEEFSRYYHLHPSVYRKIRDNIAMFASTRVDTVLETLLFSETEHHMKEIHDHVYDMGVRTHEIQNSIIMNHSGWKAIAARDALKEAVNELIARRKNGMTLYFTCMDRFMEELGFQEQPGVYFPHCIEGKKQLHLHGNGDILISELCHPVVIGNIYAGASLRDIYSDMPAALRDYLDREPCPAREALFPSSLHTDEMM, encoded by the coding sequence ATGAAATATAAATCTTTGGAGCTGGAGAAGCCTCTGAGCTACGAATTGGAAGGGCTGGAGATCGGCATGACCTCCAATTGCAACTTTCGCTGCGACTATTGCTGCGCCTATCAGCGAAACGATGGGAACAGCATTGGCGCCAAGGAGGTGATCCCTCTGCTGGAGCAGCTGCCGTCCCTGAAGCGGGTTAGGTTGTCCGGCGGGGAGGTCACCCTGAAGTATGAGGATTGCGTCGAGGTCGTAAGCTATTGCTCGGCTCGCGGCATTCAGACTCAGCTTAATTCCAACGGCAGCCTGCTGAATGAGGAACGGATTCGGCGGCTGGCCGACGCGGGATTGACGACGATCCATATTTCCTTCAACTTTACGACGGCGGAGGAGTTCTCCCGGTATTATCATCTTCACCCTAGCGTATATCGCAAAATCAGAGATAACATTGCCATGTTTGCTTCTACCAGAGTGGACACCGTGCTGGAGACGCTGCTATTCAGCGAAACCGAGCATCATATGAAGGAAATTCACGATCATGTCTATGACATGGGGGTTCGTACGCATGAGATACAGAACAGCATCATTATGAATCACAGCGGGTGGAAGGCTATTGCGGCCCGGGATGCGTTAAAGGAGGCAGTCAACGAGCTGATTGCGCGTAGAAAAAACGGCATGACGCTGTATTTCACCTGCATGGACCGGTTTATGGAGGAGCTTGGCTTCCAGGAGCAGCCTGGCGTATATTTTCCGCACTGCATAGAAGGGAAGAAGCAGCTTCACCTGCATGGCAACGGCGATATTCTTATTTCGGAGCTGTGCCATCCCGTCGTCATTGGCAATATTTATGCAGGCGCTTCGCTGCGAGATATCTACAGCGATATGCCGGCGGCCTTGAGGGATTATCTGGACCGGGAGCCATGCCCCGCGCGCGAGGCCTTGTTTCCGTCCAGTCTCCATACGGACGAAATGATGTAG
- a CDS encoding pectate lyase, whose protein sequence is MISMFSLPSSQAADPGYVGFATMNGGTTGGAGGTSVTVTTGAALQTALKNKGSQPLTIYVSGKITPANSSDNKISIKDVNDVSILGTGAGAEFEGIGIKVTRANNIIIRNLKIHHVNIGDKDAISIEGPANNVWVDHNELYATLNSDKDYYDGLIDVKKNAQYITISYNYIHDSWKTSLIGSSDSDNYDRKITYHHNRFENINSRGPLFRFGQGHLFNNYYNNIIDTGINSRMGAKLRIEHNVFENSKDPIVTLYSKEQGYWDVKNNLFVNSTGSMPTTSTTSYTPPYSYTLDAVNTVKNHVIANAGVGKINVGK, encoded by the coding sequence ATGATAAGCATGTTTTCTCTTCCATCTTCCCAGGCAGCCGATCCCGGATACGTTGGATTTGCAACCATGAACGGCGGAACGACCGGCGGAGCAGGCGGTACCTCTGTTACGGTAACCACAGGGGCCGCGCTTCAAACTGCCCTCAAGAATAAAGGCAGCCAGCCGCTGACCATTTATGTGTCGGGCAAAATTACGCCGGCCAATTCCTCGGATAACAAAATCAGCATCAAAGACGTTAATGACGTCTCTATACTTGGCACAGGCGCTGGTGCTGAATTCGAGGGCATTGGCATTAAAGTGACCCGTGCGAACAATATCATTATTCGCAATCTGAAAATCCACCATGTCAATATTGGCGACAAGGACGCCATCAGCATCGAAGGCCCGGCAAATAATGTCTGGGTTGACCACAACGAATTATACGCTACCCTCAATTCCGACAAGGATTATTATGACGGTCTGATCGATGTGAAGAAAAACGCCCAATATATTACGATCTCCTACAACTATATCCATGACAGCTGGAAAACCTCGCTCATCGGCTCATCCGACAGTGACAATTACGACCGGAAAATCACGTATCACCATAACCGCTTTGAAAATATTAATTCCCGCGGTCCGCTGTTTCGCTTCGGCCAGGGCCATTTATTCAACAACTATTACAACAATATTATAGATACGGGCATCAACTCCAGAATGGGAGCCAAGCTCCGCATCGAGCATAATGTCTTTGAAAATTCCAAAGATCCAATTGTTACATTGTACAGTAAGGAGCAAGGATACTGGGACGTGAAAAATAACCTGTTCGTGAACAGCACCGGCAGTATGCCGACGACTTCGACGACCAGCTACACGCCTCCGTATAGCTATACGCTGGATGCGGTTAACACGGTGAAGAATCATGTGATTGCCAACGCAGGCGTAGGCAAGATTAACGTTGGAAAGTAA
- the glpX gene encoding class II fructose-bisphosphatase — translation MERHIALELARITEAAALEAARWTGRGDKNSADEAATMAIRSKFNSVAIDGTVVIGEGEMDEAPMLYIGERIGNRRGPRVDIAVDPLEGTETVANGLNNAISVIAAAPEGSLLHAPDIYMEKLAVGPALAGQLSLDDPIETTLAKASRILDKPLADMTVSILDRERHSVLIDALRKSGVRIKLLSHGDVMGAIEAAMEKEVDMYVGSGGAPEGVLAAAALKCLGGEMQGRLLPNGLEEYNRCVRMGLSKPDQLLRMEDMIGHDNVLFVATGVTSGDFLHGVRYLPKHKAETHSVIMGSENRTISYIQTTHHFTEQFNSVRGAAI, via the coding sequence ATGGAGCGTCACATAGCACTGGAATTAGCACGCATTACGGAAGCGGCTGCCCTTGAGGCGGCGCGCTGGACAGGTCGGGGCGATAAGAATAGCGCAGATGAGGCGGCGACGATGGCAATACGCAGCAAATTCAATTCCGTTGCTATTGACGGGACGGTAGTTATTGGCGAAGGGGAGATGGACGAAGCACCGATGTTATACATCGGTGAAAGAATCGGCAACCGCCGCGGACCGAGAGTCGACATTGCCGTCGATCCTTTGGAGGGTACGGAGACGGTTGCCAATGGGCTGAATAACGCTATCTCCGTCATCGCCGCAGCTCCCGAGGGCAGCCTGCTTCATGCTCCCGATATTTACATGGAGAAGCTGGCCGTCGGCCCAGCGCTTGCCGGACAGCTCTCGCTGGATGATCCGATCGAGACGACGCTCGCTAAAGCCTCCCGCATACTGGATAAGCCACTGGCGGATATGACGGTATCGATCCTGGACCGGGAGCGGCATTCGGTACTGATCGACGCGCTGCGCAAATCCGGAGTCCGGATCAAGCTGCTGAGCCATGGCGATGTGATGGGTGCCATTGAGGCGGCAATGGAGAAGGAAGTCGATATGTATGTAGGCTCCGGCGGAGCGCCGGAAGGAGTGCTTGCAGCAGCGGCTTTGAAATGCCTTGGCGGGGAAATGCAGGGGAGATTGCTTCCTAACGGGCTTGAGGAATACAACCGCTGCGTCCGTATGGGGCTCTCCAAGCCGGATCAGCTGCTCCGGATGGAGGACATGATCGGTCATGACAACGTCTTGTTCGTGGCTACCGGCGTCACATCAGGTGACTTCCTGCACGGGGTGCGCTACTTGCCGAAGCATAAAGCCGAGACACATTCCGTTATTATGGGTTCCGAGAATAGAACGATCAGTTACATCCAGACGACCCATCATTTCACGGAGCAATTCAATTCGGTGAGAGGGGCCGCTATCTAA
- a CDS encoding pyruvate, water dikinase regulatory protein — protein MNQSPAHFIAICSDSIGETAEAVVRATLEQFELPNTEIKRFMNVRNEEELSRLMEEVSERGGFVVYTLVQPELREAMREEAVRLNVRAVDIMGPMMQAFVDTFNDTPKRTPGHKLDEDYYQRVDAIEFAVNNDDGKDVGAILKADIVILGVSRISKTPLSMFLAHKGKKVVNYPVVPELTPPSQLKEVSSDKIIGLTIDAKHLVKIRSERLKALGLPDDAEYASFERVQYELKYAQSLFASLGCQVIDVTDKAIEETAGLIMKHL, from the coding sequence ATGAATCAGTCTCCAGCTCATTTTATAGCAATCTGTTCAGATTCCATCGGAGAGACTGCGGAAGCAGTTGTCCGGGCCACTCTTGAGCAATTCGAATTACCCAACACCGAGATTAAGAGATTCATGAACGTTCGCAATGAAGAAGAGTTAAGTCGGTTAATGGAGGAAGTATCTGAACGTGGAGGTTTTGTCGTATATACGTTAGTGCAGCCTGAGCTGCGGGAGGCGATGAGGGAAGAAGCCGTCCGCTTAAACGTTCGTGCTGTGGATATTATGGGGCCGATGATGCAGGCTTTTGTGGATACATTTAATGATACGCCCAAGCGTACGCCCGGCCATAAGCTCGATGAGGATTATTACCAGCGGGTGGACGCTATCGAATTTGCTGTGAATAACGACGACGGCAAAGATGTGGGCGCTATACTTAAAGCGGATATCGTCATTCTTGGCGTTTCGCGCATTTCCAAGACGCCGCTGTCCATGTTTTTGGCGCATAAGGGGAAAAAAGTCGTCAACTACCCGGTCGTACCAGAATTAACACCCCCGAGCCAGTTGAAGGAGGTCAGCAGCGATAAAATTATCGGATTAACGATTGACGCGAAGCACTTGGTCAAAATCCGCTCGGAACGGCTAAAGGCGCTGGGTTTGCCGGATGATGCCGAATATGCCTCCTTTGAGCGTGTGCAGTATGAATTGAAATATGCCCAGTCGTTGTTTGCCTCGCTGGGCTGCCAGGTGATTGACGTCACCGACAAGGCGATCGAAGAAACGGCAGGGCTCATTATGAAGCACTTATAA
- a CDS encoding helix-turn-helix transcriptional regulator has product MEIIDIVKKHAPITGDLIAEMLNLTRPTIRSDLSILVMLDYIDAKPKVGYFLGKRRTPEEESKLRLLDMKVGDLHGVPVIVRETTTIQEAVVSLFLENVGHLIVTDEQGRLAGIVSRKDLLKVTLGNATASSMPVSFIMTRRPNIITVSPEDSVLEAARKIIAHQIDSLPVVVPAETGEEGDVKVVGRISKTNIIKMLLDTIAED; this is encoded by the coding sequence TTGGAAATCATTGACATTGTGAAGAAGCATGCTCCGATTACCGGAGATCTCATAGCGGAAATGCTGAATTTGACTCGCCCGACAATCCGTTCAGATTTGTCCATTCTCGTCATGCTCGATTATATCGATGCAAAACCGAAGGTAGGATATTTTTTGGGCAAGAGAAGAACGCCGGAAGAAGAGAGCAAGCTTCGGCTGCTTGATATGAAGGTCGGGGATCTTCACGGCGTACCTGTGATTGTTCGTGAAACGACGACGATTCAAGAGGCGGTCGTCTCGCTTTTTCTAGAGAATGTAGGCCATTTGATTGTTACGGATGAGCAAGGAAGATTGGCAGGGATCGTATCCCGCAAGGATTTACTCAAGGTTACGCTAGGCAACGCCACTGCATCCTCAATGCCCGTAAGTTTCATCATGACTCGGCGGCCTAATATCATCACCGTCTCACCGGAGGATTCGGTGCTTGAGGCGGCGAGGAAAATTATCGCTCATCAAATTGACAGCTTGCCTGTAGTCGTGCCGGCGGAGACCGGCGAAGAGGGAGACGTAAAAGTGGTAGGGCGAATTTCTAAGACAAATATTATAAAAATGCTGCTAGACACGATAGCTGAGGATTAG
- a CDS encoding alpha/beta fold hydrolase: protein MSIGKLICLAHAGGSASSYLRWSSRFDSSLKLVPLEYAGRGIRSNEPLYEKMDETVADLIQMLRPQLADRIPYVLFGHSLGALVAYELAYALQQARLLGPSILILSGKNPPHLHSRNKRHLLPDAEFRQELASMGGTPPELLEDSSFAEYFMPIARSDFKLVETYRLEAGRPKLHTNICVLNGMEDNFVDLKEMEGWGRYCEGEFWQQQFPGGHFYLHEHIEQVAVYLKRLLAQSSAWQPQI, encoded by the coding sequence ATGTCTATCGGAAAATTGATCTGCCTTGCGCATGCCGGAGGCAGTGCGTCATCTTATTTACGCTGGAGCAGTCGTTTTGATTCAAGCCTTAAGCTGGTTCCTCTTGAGTATGCAGGTCGCGGAATCAGATCGAACGAGCCTTTATATGAAAAAATGGACGAGACTGTGGCGGATTTAATCCAAATGCTGAGGCCACAGCTGGCTGATCGCATTCCGTATGTCCTATTCGGGCATAGCCTCGGGGCGCTGGTCGCTTACGAGCTCGCTTATGCGCTCCAGCAGGCCCGGCTGCTTGGGCCCTCTATATTGATTCTATCCGGTAAAAATCCGCCTCATCTGCACTCGCGAAACAAGCGTCACTTATTACCTGACGCGGAATTTCGCCAGGAGCTCGCTTCCATGGGCGGGACGCCCCCTGAATTGCTGGAAGATTCGTCTTTTGCTGAATATTTCATGCCGATTGCCCGTTCCGATTTCAAGCTGGTGGAGACGTACCGTCTGGAGGCCGGAAGGCCTAAGCTGCATACAAATATTTGCGTGCTCAATGGCATGGAGGATAACTTCGTCGATTTAAAGGAGATGGAAGGATGGGGACGCTACTGCGAGGGGGAGTTTTGGCAGCAGCAATTCCCTGGAGGGCATTTTTATCTGCACGAGCATATTGAGCAGGTAGCTGTGTATCTGAAGCGATTGCTTGCTCAATCATCGGCTTGGCAGCCGCAGATTTGA